AAAAGGCAGACGCGATCATGATGGAGTACGTACTGCCGGACCGGAAACAACGAAATAAGTCCGAGCACGTTGAGATCTTCGGTGGGGCCGTCGTGGTTGGAATGTTGGATGCTCATCGGAATGTTGCCCTACACGGCCGGTCGTCACATagcccctccaccaccatccatgcCAGATTGAGGGTTCAACCAGTCAATTTGTCATGTTCTTGGATTCGAAGTCATATTCATCGATAGTGGTTCATAGCCACTTTATTCTTGGGCGATCAACAAAGGACTAATACGGTACAGAGTGCTGATCGCAGTTCACAGCCCTAACTGTGTGGCAGGGTTGAGGTCGATCATAATGTCATTGTTTAGTGGCTGACATGGCTGTGTATGGAGTAGGTAACTAAGTAGTAAGCACTCCAGATTCATGTCAAAAAGCAGTGTTCACTTATTGCCCTAGACTGGCCCCGTTGTGTTTCACAGAGATTAGCGCTATGTCGAGTTTGGACTGCAGCCCACTCGGCCTCTTATGGTCGTCTCATATAGAAAGCTTCTCCAGCGCTCAGGGGTGGAAAGTTTTCGCGAATCGCTGCGCCCAATCTTCAAACTTTTCAGGCCATGAACGGCGAATGACTCTCAGCTAGACTGGTTCAAATGCAATGAAATACCTGATTAATCAGACAGCCCGCGTTCAAAGAGGCATCGCGACAGGTCATGTTCCGTCCGCCCGCCACTGACACCGACCTCCTCCGGAATATACCTGGATCAATCGCCAAGGGCTAAATTAATGCCGTGCAGTATAAATGAGACAAGGATCATGTCATCACCAGTAAACCGCCCGCCGGAGAGGAATTCCACTATTTCAGCGATTCTGCAGAATGTGGCAGCCTGTGAAAGCAGACaatactccgtacaccgTCGACACCAGACAATAGTCTACTCTTCAGGCCTAACTAGGCACGGAGGTATAGCCTTTCTCGACGGCCCGTCGAGATTGGTGGAACCTCTAGATGAACGACGGTGAAGACTTCTAAATGAGAGGGGTCCATCCACCCCCCCTGGCCATTTCGAGGCCTACTAATTCATGAACGGTGGAAATGAATTTAAGCTCCTGGTTTGCCTCAGCGATCGTCGTCTGAAATCAGCAACAATCACGCACATCATGTTGCCCAGGACTCTacttctctcctccatcgccttATGGGCAAAGGCGGCCAATGCGGCTTTTGGAATCGTCAATAACGGTGACTCGTACACCATTGATGCTGGCTCTGCGAATCCCCTGAAGTTCACTGTTTCGCAGTCTAGTTGCGATATCACGTCCATCTCTTACTATGGAGCCGAGCTTCAGTACCAGAGCACTGGAAGCCATATCGGTTCCGGTTTGGGCTCTGCAACGGTCTCTGCGACTCAAGATGGTAGGAAAACTGGGTTGGATTCATTGAGAGCATGCGCTGACACTTTGAAGGCGATTATATCAAGGTAACGTGTGAGACTTCGACCCTTACCCAGTACTTCGTCGTCCATAATGGAGATTCCATAATCCACATGGCAACCTATATCACCGCGGGTAACCTCCCCCCTGTCTCAACTCTTGACTCGCGTCTGACCGCTGCAGAACCCGATATTGGCGAGCTGCGATTCATCGCCCGTCTCAACTCGCAGCTTCTACCCAATGAGGAGCCATTCGGCGCCGTCTCGACCACTGCTGATGGCAGTGTCGTTGAGGGATCCGATGTGGTAAGTCTCTACGTGAGTAGAATCGATAAGAATATTGCTAACCGTTGAAGTTCCTGGTCGATGGACAAACCCGTAGCAAGTTCTACTCCAGCGAGCGATTCATCGATGACCACAGGCACTGTAAGTTGTTCTTACTCCTGATCTGGATACCTGCTTACCCTAGTAGGTGTGGCGGGAAGCGCCCACCGCGTTTGCATGATCCTCAATCAGTACGAGGGCTCTTCCGGCGGTCCCTTCTTCCGGTATGTATCGTCCAAGCATGACTCCCATCAATGCTAATGAACTTAGtgacatcaacaccaacaacgGAGGCGGTTACACCGCTCTTTACTGGTACATGGTATGTTCTGATATAAACGTCTGATATTCTCAGCTAACAATGATAGAACTCGGGCCACGTCCAAACCGAATCCTACCGAATGGGTCTGCACGGTCCGTACTCGATGTACTTCAGTCGAAGCGGCACACCGGGAACAGACATCGACACTAGTTTCTTCGCCGACTTGGACATCAAGGGCTACGTTGCTGCAAGTGGGAGGGGAACTGTCACTGGGACTGCCTCGGGCGCTGATTCTAGCATGGACTGGGTCGTCCACTGGTAAGCCAATACAGTTGATTTCAATGAAAGAAGAGCCACTACTAACTGTAACGCAGGTTTAACGACGACGCTCAGTATTGGACATACATAGCATCCGACGGCAGCTTCACCTCCCCCGCCATGAAGCCCGGGACGTACACTATGAAGTACTACCAGGGCGAAttcgccgtcgccgaaaCCTCCGTCACTGTATCTGCCGGATCAGCCACCACCAAGAACATATCTGGCTCAGTCCAGACAGGAACAACAATCTTCAAAATCGGAGAATGGGACGGCCAGCAAGTGCCCCCTCAATAAATAACATATATAT
This is a stretch of genomic DNA from Aspergillus puulaauensis MK2 DNA, chromosome 8, nearly complete sequence. It encodes these proteins:
- the rglA gene encoding putative rhamnogalacturonase B (CAZy:PL4;~COG:G;~EggNog:ENOG410PIYF;~InterPro:IPR008979,IPR013784,IPR014718,IPR011013, IPR015364,IPR016590,IPR029413,IPR029411;~PFAM:PF09284,PF14686,PF14683;~SECRETED:SignalP(1-20);~go_function: GO:0003824 - catalytic activity [Evidence IEA];~go_function: GO:0016837 - carbon-oxygen lyase activity, acting on polysaccharides [Evidence IEA];~go_function: GO:0030246 - carbohydrate binding [Evidence IEA];~go_process: GO:0005975 - carbohydrate metabolic process [Evidence IEA]), translating into MLPRTLLLSSIALWAKAANAAFGIVNNGDSYTIDAGSANPLKFTVSQSSCDITSISYYGAELQYQSTGSHIGSGLGSATVSATQDGDYIKVTCETSTLTQYFVVHNGDSIIHMATYITAGNLPPVSTLDSRLTAAEPDIGELRFIARLNSQLLPNEEPFGAVSTTADGSVVEGSDVFLVDGQTRSKFYSSERFIDDHRHCVAGSAHRVCMILNQYEGSSGGPFFRDINTNNGGGYTALYWYMNSGHVQTESYRMGLHGPYSMYFSRSGTPGTDIDTSFFADLDIKGYVAASGRGTVTGTASGADSSMDWVVHWFNDDAQYWTYIASDGSFTSPAMKPGTYTMKYYQGEFAVAETSVTVSAGSATTKNISGSVQTGTTIFKIGEWDGQPTGFRNAENQLRMHPSDSRMSDWGPLTYTVGSSSLTDFPMAVFKSVNDPVTIVFTATSAQTGAATLRIGTTLSFAGGRPQATVYQPTTYIREEECKLTNQQINDYSGAAPAAPTNLNSRGVTRGAYRGLGEVYDVSVPAGTIVEGENTITISVISGSSGDTFLSPNVVFDCIELFQ